In Rutidosis leptorrhynchoides isolate AG116_Rl617_1_P2 chromosome 2, CSIRO_AGI_Rlap_v1, whole genome shotgun sequence, one genomic interval encodes:
- the LOC139887855 gene encoding uncharacterized protein, with the protein MANGKFIKVDRIYKECNLTLANKTFKVDLLPVELGSFDVVLGMDWLSPMKVGIQCFDKIINIPLETGEILVIQGDKSGSKLNIISCIKIRKYLMKGCQAILAHIKEVKLDERRIEDVPVVKDFPEVFPDELPGLPPQIQTVQFLGHVVDSDGIHVDPVKISAIQNWETPKNAKHIRICVSDPERKVDYRSNLITTRWN; encoded by the exons ATGGCCAACGGGAAATTTATAAAAGTTGACCGGATCTACAAGGAATGTAATCTGACTCTAGCCAATAAAACCTTCAAGGTTGACTTATTGCCTgttgaactaggaagctttgatgtagtcttagggatggattggttatccccGATGAAAGTGGGTATCCAGTGTTTTGATAAGATAATTAATATTCCTCTCGAAACTGGTGAAATTCTTGTTATCCAAGGAGATAAGAGTGGTTCCAAACTTAATATTATCTCATGCATCAAAATCCGAAAGTACCTTATGAAAGGATGTCAAGCTATTTTGGCTCACATAAAGGAAGTCAAGCTAGATGAACGGCGTATTGAAGACGTTCCTGTTGTTAAAgactttcctgaagtttttcctgatGAACTCCCCGGTCTTCCACCACAAATACAA actGTTCAGTTTTTGGGACATGTAGTTGACAgtgatggaatacatgtcgatcccgtGAAGATCtcggctattcagaactgggaaacACCTAAAAACGCGAAAcacattc GAATCTGCGTTTCAGACCCTGAAAgaaaagttgactaccgctccaatcTTATCACTACCCGATGGAACTGA